CCCGGCCCGCGAGATCGAGCTCTGCCGACATCAGCCCGTCACCCCTACTCGTACGCCGGTGAACCGCGCCGGTGCCGCCGGATGGCCGGTGTGCCCGGTCTGGCCGGGTTGCCCCTTCCCGCAGTTGGGAATGCCCCAGTCGGTGATCTCCGACGAGAGCATGTCCATCGACTGCCAGAAGGTCGGGCCGATCCCGGTGTAGGTCGGGTTGCGCAGCATCCGGCCGATCTTGCCGTTTTTGATCTCCCAGCCGATCTCGCAACCGAACTGGAAGTTGAGCCGCCGGTCGTCGATGGACCAGGACCGGTTGGTGTCCATGAAGATGCCGTCGTCGGTGGCGGCGATGATCTCTTCGAGCGTGTGCGGGCCGGGTTCGAGCCCGACGTTGGTCATCCGCACCATCGGCAGCCGCGCCCAGCCGTCGGAGCGCACGCTGCCGCCGTAGTCGAGGCCGGCGACCGACGCCGAGTCGCGCCCGGCCAGCACGCCGACCCAGACGCCCTCGTGCACCGCGTAGCGGGCGGCGGCCGGGGTGCCCTCGTCGTCGAAGCCGAAGCTGCCCAGCGCGCCGGGGATGGTCGGGTCGATCGCGATGTTCATCAGCGGCGAGCCGTAGCGCATCGAGCCGAGCTGGGCCAGGTCGAGCCAGGAGGTGCCGGCGTAGGCGGCCTCCCAGCCGAGGATCCGGTCGAGCTCGATCGCGTGCCCCACCGACTCGTGGATCTGCAACGCCATCTGTCCACTGCCGAGGATCAGCGTGGTCTCGCCGGCCGGGCAGGGCGCCGCGGTCAGCAGCTCACGCGACTCGACCGCCACTCGGGCGGCGTTGCCGGGCAGGTCGAGCCCGGTGACCAACTCCCAGCCGCGGGTGCCGAACTGGTCGCCGTAGGAGCGGCGCTGCGACTCGCCCTCGCCGATCGAGGTCGCCGAGATGCCACCGCCGCACTCGCGGATCCGCTGGTCGATCCGGTGCCCCTCGCTGGAGACGAACCACTTGGCGGTGTCCCAGACGCGGTAGAAGCTCTCGGCCAGGTCGGCGCCGTGCTCTCGCATCGTGGTGGTGAGCCCGACCATCAGGTCGGCCTTCTCGGACAGCGGCACGCTGAGCGGGTCGACCTCGCACGGCGACGACCACGAGCCGGAGGCCGCGGGCAGCGGGATCAGGCCGGTGGCCGGCCCGGGCACGCTGGCGCTCGCGTTGGCGATCCGCGCCGCTCGGGTGCCGGCCGCCCGCGCGGCGGCGTCGGACATGTCGGGGACGGCGTAGAAGCCCCAGCCGGATCCGACCAGGGCGCGCACGCCGACGCCGGCGTCTTCGTCTTGGCTGAGGTCTTCGATCTCGCCGTTGCGGGCTGACATGGACTCGCTGCGCCGGTGCATCACCCGCGCGTCCGCGTAGCGCGCCCCGGCGTCGAGAGCGGCCTGGACCGCGGCGGCGGCCGCGTCGAAATGGGTCACCTGGCCGAGCCTAGGTCACGATTCCGTCGCGGGCGCGAACCTTCCCGGGGCATGGGGCGTCCTCGATGCAGAGTCGTTACCACTGATCCGGCTGACAGGTCGATGGCCGTAGCTTACTTTCAGCGCCAGCGGTCGGATGCAACTTCCTTTCGCGCCCGAAGCGTTCACTGCACAGTGCACGACCCGGAAGGGGGTGACCGAGGACCATGACCGAAGGCGCCGCCGGACCGGTTGGTCTCAAGGTCGCTTCGCCCGAAGCGCCGGTCGGTGACCAGACCGGTGCGGGTAAGGAGTTCGTCGGCCGCTCGCCCGGGCAGCTCGCCTGGGTCCGCCTGCGCCGCGATCGCACCGCCTGGGCCAGCGGCATCACCCTGCTGGTCTTCGCGTTGATGGCGATCTGCGCCCCGCTGATCGAGAAGGTCTACGGCAAGGGCCCGCTCGAGCGCTTCACCGACAAGCTCGATCGCAGCGGCAACCCGCTCGGCTATCTGGGCGGCATCAGCGCCGAGCACTGGCTGGGCATCCAACCGCGACTCGGCCGCGACATCTTCATCCAGATCGTCTACGGCCTGCGCACGTCGCTGATCGTGGCGCTCACCGCCGCCGTGCTCACCATCGTGCTCGGCGTGGTGATCGGCATCGTCGCCGGCTATCTCGGCGGCAAGGTCGACGCGCTGCTGAGCTGGCTGACCGACCTAACGCTGGCCTTCCCGTTCTACATCTTCTGCTTCGCCTTCGTGCCGATCGCGGTCGCGCAGAGCTACGGGCCCACCGACCAGGAGGCGTCCTGGTTCCGGCCGTTGTTGCTGATCGTCGTGTTCGTCGTCTTCAACTGGACCTATAGCGCGCGGCTGGTCCGCGGGCAGGTGCTGACCCTGCGCGAGCGGGAGTTCGTCGAGGCGGCCCGCGCCTCCGGCGCCGGCCTCGGGCACGTGCTGTTCCGCCAGTTGCTGCCCAACCTCTGGGCGCCGATCCTGGTCACCTTCTCGCTCAACGTGCCGGCGCTGATCACCGCGGAAGCGGCCCTGTCGTTCCTCGGCATCGGCGTCCTCGAGCCGACGCCCGACCTCGGCCGGCTGATCTCCGACAGCGTCAACTACGCGCGTGACGACCCGGCCTTCACGCTGACCGGCGGCATCACGCTGTTCCTGCTGGTGCTCGCGTTCAACCTCTTCGGCGACTCGCTGCGCGACGCCCTCGACCCGAAGTCCGACCGGTAGGGGGCGCGACGATGCTGCGGTTCTTCATCAAGAAAGCGCTCCTCGCCGTCGTCACGCTGTTCACGGTCAGCGTGCTCACGTTCGGCCTGTTCTTCGCCGTGCCCAACAGCCCGGCCGAGCTCATGTGCGGCAACCGCAAGACCTGCACCGAGGCGCAGCAGGAGAGCATCGCCCGGCGGATGGGGCTCGACAAGCCGGTCGTGCAGCAATACGCCGACTTCATGTCCGGCATCGTCACCGGCCGCACGTTCGGCGAGGGCGACGCCGCGCGCGAGTGCCCGGCACCCTGCCTGGGCTACTCGTTCCGCAACGACGAGCCGGTCACCGACATCATCGGCCGCACGCTGCCGGTCACCCTGAGCATCGTGTTCGGCGCCGCGGTGGTCTGGCTGCTGATCGGCGTCTCGGTCGGCATGATCTCGGCGCTGCGCAAGGGCACCATCTTCGACCGGGGCGCGGTCGGCTTCTCGCTCACCGGCGCCTCGATGCCGATCCTGTTGTTCGGGCCATTGCTTTTGATCATCTTCGTGTACGAGACGGGACTACTCGCTTATCCGAGCTACGTGCCGATCACCGAGAATCCCGCGAAATGGGCGGCCGCGATGCTGCTGCCCTGGCTGGCCCTCGGTTTCATCAACTCCGCCAGCTACGCGCGGCTGTCCCGGGCGCAGATGTTGGAGACCTTGTCCGAAGACTTCGTGCGCACGGCACGGGCCAAGGGCATGACCAAGTTCCGGGTGTACGGGAAACACGCCCTGCGGGCGGCGATCACGCCGATCGTCACCATCGCGGGCCTCGACCTGGGCACCTACCTCGGCGGCACGGTGGTGACCGAGACCATCTTCGGCTTCACCGGGCTGGGCAAGGCCTCGCTCAACGCGGCGATCAACCTCGATATGCCGCTGGTCATGGCGACGGTGCTGCTCGCCGCGTTGTTCATCGTCGCGGCCAACGTCATCGTCGACGTCCTCTATTCGTTCATCGACCCAAGAGTTCGGCTCGCATAGACCCACGGGCGCGTGTCGGTGTGGGCCGTGCCGACACGCGCCCGTGATCCGAAAGAAATGTTCGGTGTAGAGGCTCAAGCTGGAGGATTTCTGCAATCCTCCACGGGATAGGGAGGGAGTGACCGATGCGTTCATCACGGGCGTCGCGGCGGCTGACCGCGGCCACCGGGGTCGCGTTGCTGCTGACGGCGACGCTGGCCGCTTGTTCGAAGAACACCGGTGAGTCCGGTGACAAGGGCGACGAGGTCGTCGTGAAGACCGGTGCGATCTCGACGGACCCCAAGGAGTCACAGGGTCCGGCGCCGGAGGTTCCGGGCGCGACCAAGGGCGGCACGCTGAAGGTCATTCAGCAGACCGACTTCGAGCACATGGACCCGCAGCGCACCTACGTCGTCGGCGCGATGGCCGTGCAGCACATGCTGGTCCGCAACCTGACCCAGTTCCGCGAAGACGGCAAGGGCAAGCTGACGCTGGTCGGTGACCTCGCCGAAACCCCGGGCAAAGACGTCAACAACGACTGCAAGACCTGGGAATACACCCTGAAGAAGGGTGTCAAGTATGAGGACGGCACCGAGATCAAGGCCGCCGACGTGGCCTACGGCATCGCCCGGTCGTTCGAGGAGACCATCGACGGCGGCCCGACCTACGTGCAGGAGTGGCTCGCCGACAACCCGACCTACAACGCGGTCTACAAGGGCCCCTACACCTCCGGCAACACCACCGTGCCGGGCCTGACCGTCAACGGCGACTACGGGCTCAAGTTCGAGTTCAAGAACCCGCACTGCGACCTGCCGTTCGCGCTCAGCATGGGCACCTCGGCCCCGCTGCCGGCGGCCAAGGACACCAAGCTCGAATACGACCGGCATGTCTTCTCGTCGGGTCCGTACAAGATCAAGGAATATGTCAAGGACAGCAAGCTGGTGCTGGAGCGCAACCCGAACTGGGACGCCAACACCGACCCGATCCGGCACAACTATCTCGACGGCCTCGAGGTCGAGATGGGTCCGGACGACGCCGCGCAGACCGAGCGGGCCATCGCCGGCGGTGCTGACGCCAACGCGATCGCCTGGGACGGCGTGCCGCAGTCGCTGGTCAGCAAGGTGCAGGGCGACCCGTCGCTCAAGGAGCGGACGATCGACACGCCCAGCCTCTTCGTCTGGTACCTCGCGATCAACAACCAGAAGGTCACCGACATCAACGTCCGGCACGCGATCGGTTGCGCGCTCGACAAGCAGGGCATCCTGCTGACCCAGGGTGGCGACGCGGCCGGCCGGCTGACCAACAACCTCCAGGCCGACACCACGATCGGCTACACGGACATCCCCGACCCGACCGGGTGTGGCCCTTCCGGAAACCCGGAGAAGGCCAAGGAGCTGTTGGGCGGCAAGAAGATCAAGCTCGCGTTCATGTCCCGCGACACCGCGTTCGGTCAGCAGACCGCCCCGGTGCTGAAGGACAGCCTGGAGAAGGCCGGCTTCGAGGTCGTCGTCTCCTACGTCGCGCAGCCCAACCACAACCCGACCGCGCGCACCAAGGACAACCCGTACGACATCTACATCAGCAACTGGGGTGCGGACTGGCCGAGCGGCGCGTCGACGATCCCGGTGCTCTACGACGGTCGCAAGATCGGCCCGCAGGGCAACTCGAACGTGTCCTACTTCAACGCTGACGACGTCAACCAGGCCATCGACAAGGCCTCGGCGCTGCCGGCGGGCGAGGCGGGCGACGACTGGTCGGCGATCGAGAAGACCATCATCGACAAGTACTACCCGGTCGTCCCGATCTACCAGTCCAAGACCTTCGTGGTCATGGGCGACAAGGTCGGCGGTGTCTTCCACTCCGACTCGATCGGCACGATGGTCTACTACAACGCCTTCATCAAGCAGTAACAGCGCCTAGGAAAGAGGGGCCTCTACGGAGGCCCCTCTTTCTGTTCGAGCGGGCACCACCAGGTGGTCCGGCCGCCGTAGGTGCCCTGCACGGTGGGTGTCCCGTCACGCGGACAGCGCGCTTCCGGCGGGCGCAACGACAAACTGCCCAGTGTGTGTACGCCGCCGTCGCGCACGGTCGTGCGGATCGCGAAGCGGGTGGCCCGCAGCAGCGCTTCGACCATCTCCGGGGTCAGTTCGTCGACCGGCCGGCCGGGGTGCACCCGGGCCCGCCACAGGATGTCGTCGGCGAGCAGGTTGCCGATGCCGGCGATCGCGTGCTGGTCGAGCAGGCGGGCCTTGACCGGTGCCGTGCCACGCGCGAGCGCCGCGCGAAACTGGGCCGGCGTGATCGCCGTCGCGTCGGGGCCGAGCAACTCGATCGGCGGGTCGAGCCGGATCCGGCCCAGCCGGCGCGGGTCGATCAGCATCAGCCGGCCGCCGTCGGCGAACTCCAGCGCGAACCGCGCGAACCGGTAGTCGCCGGCGGCCCGCCCGCGCTCCCAGTAGTCGCCACCGTCCACTTCGGTGCCGTCCGGGTCGGCGATCACGATCTTGCCGGACATGCCCAGGTGGATGCCCAGGATCGGCCCGTCCTCCGAGGTCTCGCACCACATGCTCTTGCCCTGCCGGTGCGCCACGGTCAGCTCACGGTTGAGCAGCGCGGCCTTGATCTGCCCAGGCGGATGCGGCCGGCAGACCCACCGGTCGTGGTCGTCGACGTCGACGACCCGCCGGCCCAACGCGGCCCGGTCGATCACCGACCGGGCGTTCTCAACCTCGGGAAGCTCCGGCACGTCCTAGACGCTACGACGCAGGAAGTCGCGTTCGGCTGGGAGGCGGCGAGCCGGGTCGGCCTCCCGCAGCAACTCGTGCGGGCGATTGGTCTGAGTCAGGGCCGTCGACAGGCGGGCCACCTGGTCCGAGACCTCGGCGTCGGCCGGGTCCACCACGATCAGCATCGGGCGCACCGTCGAGCGGATCGGCACCGCCTCGGCCGCCAACTCCAGCAGCGAATGGTGGCTGTAGATGTCGGGGCCGTCGATCGGCTGCCCGAGGTAGCGCTCGGCGTAGGCGGTGCCGCACAGCGCCCAGTCGACGATCGGCTCCTCGACGATCGCGCTGCGGAACACCTCCGGCCGGCGCAGCACAGCGAGCGCGGCGAGCCAGCCGCCGAACCGCCGGCCCCGGATCGCGACCCGGGACAGGTCGAGGTCGGGGTGCTTGCCGCTGAGCGCGGCGAGGGCGTCGACCTGGTCGCTGAGCATCACGTCGGCCAGCCGGCGGTGCACGACCTTCTCGAACGACGGCGCGACGCCGGGGGTACCCCGGTTGTCGACCGTGACCACCGCGATGCCGCTGTCGGCCCACCACTGCCGCTCGATCCAGGCGCCGCGTTCGGCCCGCACCTCCTGGTGGCCGGGGCCGCCGTCGATGTCGAGCAGCACCGGCAGCCGGCGCCCGTCGACGTGCCCGGCCGGGTAGATCACCGCGGCCGGCAGCCGCCGGTCGGTGACCCGTTCGAGCGCCGGGCGCGGTGCCACCGGCG
This genomic interval from Asanoa ferruginea contains the following:
- a CDS encoding Fpg/Nei family DNA glycosylase, with protein sequence MPELPEVENARSVIDRAALGRRVVDVDDHDRWVCRPHPPGQIKAALLNRELTVAHRQGKSMWCETSEDGPILGIHLGMSGKIVIADPDGTEVDGGDYWERGRAAGDYRFARFALEFADGGRLMLIDPRRLGRIRLDPPIELLGPDATAITPAQFRAALARGTAPVKARLLDQHAIAGIGNLLADDILWRARVHPGRPVDELTPEMVEALLRATRFAIRTTVRDGGVHTLGSLSLRPPEARCPRDGTPTVQGTYGGRTTWWCPLEQKEGPP
- a CDS encoding ABC transporter permease — translated: MLRFFIKKALLAVVTLFTVSVLTFGLFFAVPNSPAELMCGNRKTCTEAQQESIARRMGLDKPVVQQYADFMSGIVTGRTFGEGDAARECPAPCLGYSFRNDEPVTDIIGRTLPVTLSIVFGAAVVWLLIGVSVGMISALRKGTIFDRGAVGFSLTGASMPILLFGPLLLIIFVYETGLLAYPSYVPITENPAKWAAAMLLPWLALGFINSASYARLSRAQMLETLSEDFVRTARAKGMTKFRVYGKHALRAAITPIVTIAGLDLGTYLGGTVVTETIFGFTGLGKASLNAAINLDMPLVMATVLLAALFIVAANVIVDVLYSFIDPRVRLA
- a CDS encoding TldD/PmbA family protein, with the protein product MTHFDAAAAAVQAALDAGARYADARVMHRRSESMSARNGEIEDLSQDEDAGVGVRALVGSGWGFYAVPDMSDAAARAAGTRAARIANASASVPGPATGLIPLPAASGSWSSPCEVDPLSVPLSEKADLMVGLTTTMREHGADLAESFYRVWDTAKWFVSSEGHRIDQRIRECGGGISATSIGEGESQRRSYGDQFGTRGWELVTGLDLPGNAARVAVESRELLTAAPCPAGETTLILGSGQMALQIHESVGHAIELDRILGWEAAYAGTSWLDLAQLGSMRYGSPLMNIAIDPTIPGALGSFGFDDEGTPAAARYAVHEGVWVGVLAGRDSASVAGLDYGGSVRSDGWARLPMVRMTNVGLEPGPHTLEEIIAATDDGIFMDTNRSWSIDDRRLNFQFGCEIGWEIKNGKIGRMLRNPTYTGIGPTFWQSMDMLSSEITDWGIPNCGKGQPGQTGHTGHPAAPARFTGVRVGVTG
- a CDS encoding ABC transporter substrate-binding protein, whose amino-acid sequence is MRSSRASRRLTAATGVALLLTATLAACSKNTGESGDKGDEVVVKTGAISTDPKESQGPAPEVPGATKGGTLKVIQQTDFEHMDPQRTYVVGAMAVQHMLVRNLTQFREDGKGKLTLVGDLAETPGKDVNNDCKTWEYTLKKGVKYEDGTEIKAADVAYGIARSFEETIDGGPTYVQEWLADNPTYNAVYKGPYTSGNTTVPGLTVNGDYGLKFEFKNPHCDLPFALSMGTSAPLPAAKDTKLEYDRHVFSSGPYKIKEYVKDSKLVLERNPNWDANTDPIRHNYLDGLEVEMGPDDAAQTERAIAGGADANAIAWDGVPQSLVSKVQGDPSLKERTIDTPSLFVWYLAINNQKVTDINVRHAIGCALDKQGILLTQGGDAAGRLTNNLQADTTIGYTDIPDPTGCGPSGNPEKAKELLGGKKIKLAFMSRDTAFGQQTAPVLKDSLEKAGFEVVVSYVAQPNHNPTARTKDNPYDIYISNWGADWPSGASTIPVLYDGRKIGPQGNSNVSYFNADDVNQAIDKASALPAGEAGDDWSAIEKTIIDKYYPVVPIYQSKTFVVMGDKVGGVFHSDSIGTMVYYNAFIKQ
- a CDS encoding ABC transporter permease; translation: MTEGAAGPVGLKVASPEAPVGDQTGAGKEFVGRSPGQLAWVRLRRDRTAWASGITLLVFALMAICAPLIEKVYGKGPLERFTDKLDRSGNPLGYLGGISAEHWLGIQPRLGRDIFIQIVYGLRTSLIVALTAAVLTIVLGVVIGIVAGYLGGKVDALLSWLTDLTLAFPFYIFCFAFVPIAVAQSYGPTDQEASWFRPLLLIVVFVVFNWTYSARLVRGQVLTLREREFVEAARASGAGLGHVLFRQLLPNLWAPILVTFSLNVPALITAEAALSFLGIGVLEPTPDLGRLISDSVNYARDDPAFTLTGGITLFLLVLAFNLFGDSLRDALDPKSDR